CAGCTTTAATGTTGTTTCATTCTTTACCAATTGAAAATAGAACAATTCCTCCTTATGCTAGTGTATATGAGGGAGAACTTGCCGATTTTTCTTATTTAATTAGACAACAAATAGAAACAGAAACAGAAACAGTTAAGGAATGGTTATCAAATTATTGTACTTTAGCGAATGAACAAGGTGTTGCCACAGAATATGACTGGAAAATTGGAGAACCTGGCCGTTGGATACGAGATATAGCTAAAAATTGGAATGCGGATTTAATTATAGTGGGAAGACGAGGACTTACAGGAATTAGTGAAATGTTTTTAGGCAGTGTCAGTAATTATATTGTTCACCATGCCCATTGTTCAATCTTAATTATTCAGGGAATAGAAATAGAAGAAGAACCAGGGGAAAAAGTCTAAGCTAAAAATTCCGTGCTTTATTAGTTAAAGCATCAAATTGAAATCGTTTTGCAGGGTAAGTATCCCCATAAATATTCAAAGTAATAGAGGGTTCATCTCCTACCGCTTCTACACAATGAATAGCCTCAGTAGTCAAGGCAATAATGTCCCCTGATTCTAACACTTTTTCTTCGACTTTATCAATTTTATGAGGAAATTCTGATGTAGGAATTCGTTGCCAAAAAGTATTTTTTTGTTGTCCTTTCAAGGTTGCGACTACTCCCCAAGTCCCATGATTATGAATAGTTGTGCTAGTACCAGGTAACATAATTTCGGTTTGAATTGTAATAGGATATCCTAGTTCATCATAAAGGAGTAAAACCCCTGTTTCTGTTTTGGGAGATGGTTCAGGAATTCGGGTATTTACCCAATAAACATTAAGGATTAATTTACGCACTAACCGCCGTAAATTAGGTAAAAATTCTGCTTCTGTTTCTCCCGTTATCTCTGCTTGTTCAAGAATATCTTCTAATTCACAAAGAAATCGATAAAATCGATATTGAGTAGTCGGTATTAATAAATCCCACTGTCTGGGAGACTCACAAGCAATACAGTTACCCGCTTCAGTTACTAACCAATCTTGTTTAGGCATTTACTTCTCCTTACTATGGTCTAAAAACTGTTATTATCTGCTAATTCAATTGTTAATAATACTCGAAATTTAAAACAAAACAGTAATAATTTAAGTTAACTTAATTGTAAAGATAGGTTAATGAGTATGAATAACTATTTAATGCTACTCTCCATAATGAGTTTTTGTCCTAACAATCAAAATTGATTTATCTTCTTCAAAAATTTCATATAAAATTCTGTCCTTAATATTTAAACGATAAGAATAAAGTCCTTTAAGTTCTCGTTTAAGTTGTTTTCCTAAATATGGATTTACTCGCAAAACTTCATTGATAATCTCTTTTAATTTCTCTCTTTGTTTATCAGTTAACTGATTAATGTCTTTCTGGGCTTTCTTAGAGAAAAACACTTGATAATTATTCATTATTGCTCAAAAACTTGTTCCATTGTTAATGTTTCTCCTTTTCTATATTCTGCTCGCGCTTCTTGAATATCTGATACAATGTTAGGATCTTCAAGTAATTCAGCAGTTTCTGTCCATGATTCTAATTCGCTTTTATCAATTAACAGAAAACTTTGATTATCTTGAACTATCAGAACTCCATCTGGTTCAGATTTAGCCCGTTCGATAATCTCCTCGAAGTGTTTTTTAGCGTAGTCTAGAGTGACATGATACATATTTTACTTAAAACTAATATTTTTGGGGATGCTTATTCACTATTATGATTATTTCTCGAAGAAAAGAGTGTCTATAGGCGCACAGATTTTCCATTATCTATATAATATCATGTCAAGTTAAATAGGTCAAGTAAAAAACATTTTTTTATCGTTTTTCCCTTATTTTAAACTTTAAGTTAATACTAATAAATGCTTATGATTGAAAAATCTGTTCTGGGGTTAAATTTAGTTGAGGAAAAAGAGGAGAAATTAAGCGATCGTTACCTTTAAATAATTGTAATTGATATTCCCCATCAATTAATTGACAAATGGTAATAGTTGGTTGTTTAGGAAAGCCTATATATCGCTTACCACCTAATCCTAAATAATCTACAATCCAATATTCAGGAATCCCTAAAGATTCATAATCAGTCATTTTATAAACATAATCATCCCGCCAATTGGTACTAACTACTTCAACCACTAAACGAACCGATGAACCTTTAGTAATGGTTGATGATTTTTCCCAGAGAGGTTCGCTGCTGAGAAAATTGCGATCTAAAACTAAAATATCTGGACAATAAGCACTATCTTGATTAGGCAATTTAACCAAAGTAGAATTAGACAAAAAATAAGGAAGTTTCAAACTACGAATTTGTAAAAATGTTTCTCCAGACAAAAAAGCGATCACTTCTTCATGTTTTCCCGTTGGTTGCATTTCAACAGTTACCCCATCAATTAATTCATAACGTCCATTTTCTGGATTCCAGTCCAAAAATTCAGCAAAAGTCATCAGGTTAGTTGCAGTTAAAGCCATTGTATCCCCCATAACTTGACAATCTCTATCTCTTAATTTTAAACTATTTCAAAAAATCTTGTAGGGTGCGAAAACGTGCGTGTAACGCACCAAATTTATTGAGTTATAATTTTTGTTAAAATTCGGCAACGCCGACGAGTATAGTGGATTGTTTCATCTAATTTGGTGTGTTAGAATTCGGGTTTGTTGGGTTTCGTTCCTCAACCCAACCTACAATCTATGGAAAATCAGAAGATCATAGCACTACAAAATATCTTCAGTTCTAGACTCGATACGTTGAGTCATCTCTTGGAGGTGGCAGAAAGTCATTTTGCAGATGATGTAGAGTCTATATTGCAGCGTCGTATCGCACCCGATATGTTTCCTTTCAGTACACAAATAACATTTGTTTGCAATCAACCTCGAAACTTCGCATTGTGGTGCTTAGGACAGTCGGTAAATAACTTGAACCCCGATGTAGCATCTCTAGATGAGGCGCGTGGTCATATTTCATCGACTAAGGAGTTGTTGGCAAGTATCAATGTTGCTGATTGTAAACTGTCAGAACTAAATCGACTTGATCTTGGGCAAGGGCTATATGTAGAATTATCTGGACTTTCGTATGTAGATGATTTTCTGATGCCAAACTTTTATTTCCATATAACAACGGCGTACAATATCCTGCGTATGGCAGGAGTACCAGTGGGTAAGCGCGACTTTATGATGCATTTAGTCCCTTCTGTGAAACATCAAAACAACGTTTAACAAACCAGTCAGCTTATGTCAAGACAATGATACTGTTCACAACAGGTTTACTATTTTTCATTACAGGATGGCTGGCGATTGAAATTGTCCAGAAAATCTGTCCTGGCGATGCACCAATGAATCAGTTCAGGGAAGCCCTTATTTTGGGTACTATTAGTTTTTTGTGGGCTTTGCTGCAACGGTTTCTCACAGCTTTTGCCTCACTTGGAGAGATCATGCCTTTAATGATATTAGCAGTCATAGGCTCTACAATTGCAGCTATTGCATCATCCATCCTTTGGTATTTTAAGGATTCAACGGGTAAAGGACGGTATACTTTGAGAAATCTTTACACTTTGATAGGGGTGATGCGATTTGTTTTTTACAGTCTTAGTATTAGTCTTGGATCAATTTTGGCAATGACAAAACTTGCCAGCTAAAAATCAAGATATTCCTCGATTATTTAATGGTTATCAACCCATCAACAAGCAGGAAAATTAAAGTTATTATTTGGCAAGAATATGACGCAATATAATAAAGTAAATAAATAGAGGATTAGGAGGCGATATGGTATTAACTAAAGCCTATGCTGATCGGGTTGTTCTTTATCAAATTAGTTGGCAACAGTTTGAAAATTTACTCATAGATTTAGGAGAAAATCGTTCAGCCAGAATCGCTTATGATAATGGAACCCTAGAAATTATGACTCCTTTACCAGAACATGAATATTTTAAACAAGCGATTAGTATTATTATTGAAGATGCTGCTGAAGTTTTAGAATTAGATTATGAGTGTTTGGGTTCAACTACTTGGAAAAAAGAGATTCAAAAAGCAGGCATAGAACCGGATAATTGTTTTTATTTTCAAAATGAATCGTTAATTAGAGGAAAATTGAGTTTTGATTTGAATTATGATCCGCCTCCTGATTTAGCATTAGAAATTGATTTAACAAGTAAATCTTTAGATAGATTTCCTATTTATGCACGTTTAGGAGTTCCCGAAATCTGGTGTTATGATTCTGGAGAATTAACAATTTATCAATTAGAAAAGGGAAATTATTATGAGAAAGAACAAAGTTTAGTGTTTCCTAATCTGAGAATTCAAGAAATTCCTTCATTAATTCAATCTCACCGGATGGTGGGAAGAAGGGCTTTCCGAAAAGCTGTTAGAGAATGGGTAAAAAACAACTAACTTATTTGTCAAAAAAATAGTTTTATTTAAAATAATCACCCTAAAATGCTTGCAATTATCTTCTTAAGATTCTGGACATCTGACTCTTGAAGTTGACCCAATTTTCTAATAACTAATGTTTTTTCAAGGGTAGAGATAACGGGTTTAATCACAGAAGGTTTTAGGAGTCCAGCTAATGAAGAATCCATAATGCGCCACTCTCCTAAGCTTAATGGTAAGGTAATCTGGCTAGTAATTGCCATAATGATCAAGTCTGGTTTGACTTGGTTATAAGAATTAGAACTAATAATAACAGCAGGTCTTTTTTTACTAGAACTTTGATCAGTAAAAGGAAAAGGAACAAGAACAATATCACCAAACTTATAGATCATCATAGACGGCATCTTCAGGATTATCCCAAACTTTATTAAAGACAGATTCTGAGAGTTTTGTCGATGATAAAATTAGTTGTTGCTCAGTTTTTTCTGCATTTAGGGAATCAATAAATTGTTCAACTTGTTGGATTTGTTCCCAGGAGAGTTTTTTAACCTTCTCAATGAGTCGAGTTTCTAAAGAGTTATTGATTGTCATAGCAATATTAGCGCGTTTTAATTACCCTGTCATTATAAACATTTTCTTAGTGTTTAACTTCTATATTTGTCGAAAAATATGATCCCCCTTGTTAAGGGGGACTTGCCATAATCTCACCCTTAAAAATCAAGATCTTCTTCATCTTCTGGAATTTTAGGCCGGTTAATCACAATTCTTGGAGAAGAAGGAGAAGCAATATTATTAGTCTCAGTTACATTCTTAAGAGAGTTTTCTGATGTTTCTGTCTCCCAAGTATCACTATAATTAATAATTTCTCCGTCAAACACATTAGCAAATGATTCGACAACTTTTTTGAGATCTTCCTCAGAAATCTCCGTAAAATCGTTGCTTGGTGGTATAAAAGCAGGTTCAGGGGGGTTTGGAGGTTGTTTCTTGGGAGAAGGTGACTCAGGTTCAGAGGGGACAACTTTGGCAGGTAAAGGGTTAACAATTTGTTGGTTGACCTTAGATGAAACATTAGAAGATGTGGGTTTGAGAGGGACAGATGAAGAACTAGGAATAGATGAGTCAACTTTAAGATTAACTTTGACAGGATGACCGCAAAAAGCGGCAAAACCTGCTTCAATGTCGGCTAATTTTCCTTTCGCTACCTGTAGTAAATTGGCATTTTTTAAGCCAATATAAGCCACTTTCTCCTCAAAACTTATGAGGTAACAGTGAGGCCGCATGAAAGCTTGATTAAACGGTGATATGTGTCTTAAAACAGATTGCCAAATTTGTTCTAAATTAGTCGGTTGTAGGGAGGGTGTGGCAGTTTCAACAGGTGGAGGTGATGGGGTGATGGAGTTAGAAGGTGATGGAGTAGGGGAGGATGAAGAAATAGGGGAGTGGGATGGAGTAGGTGAGTGGGAGGGAGTAGGGGAGGTTTGAGGAGATGGGGATAAGGTCGGTTGTGGGGTTGGTGTTGAGGGTTGAGAGGGTGACGGGTTAATAATTTGCGGAGAATGACAAACAGAAGGTAATAAACTTAACAGTGTTACTTCTAACCATAAACGAGGTTGAGTGGTATTTTTCACTTGAACTTCACTATCTTTGAGGCGTTTTTGTCCATTGAGAATTACATCAAGTTCCCATTGTTTAGCTTCCTGACATAAATCTTGCCAAGTTGCAGCAGTAACCGCCACTAAATCTGATCGATTAGGGGCAGTTTTCGCAATTAATAAGTTAAGATAAAAACTGGCTAAATTTTGTAAAACTATTAACGGTTCTCGGCCACGATTCATTAATTGACGACAACAATCAATCACTGAAGGTGAGTTATTAGACGCGATCGCTTGTAATAATTCTAATAAATCTCTTTCGGGAACTGCCCCCACTAAATCCCAGACTTTTTCAATAGTAATTGTCCCTGATAATAAACTTAATTGATCTAACAAACTTTCTGCATCTCTTAACCCTCCATTAGCCATTTGACCCACTAAAGTTAAGGCTTCATCTACTATATTAATGTTTTCTTGGCTGGCTATTTTTTTGAGATGGGCCACCATTGAATCTAAAGGAATACGTCGATAATCAAACCTTTGACAACGAGAAATAATAGTAGGTAATACCCGTTGCGGATCAGTGGTAGCTAAAACAAAAATAACTTGTTCTGGAGGTTCTTCTAAGGTCTTTAATAAGGCATTAAATGCTGCCACACTGAGCATATGACATTCATCTATCACATACACTTTATAACGACATTGTACCGGGGCAAATTGCGATCGCTCAATAATTTCTCGAATATTATCAACCCCTGTATTACTCGCTGCGTCTATTTCAATGACATCTAATGCTGATCCTCTGGCGATCGCCCGACAAACTTCACATTGACCACAAGGAGTCGCAGTAGGAGAGTTAACGGCTAAACAATTAAGAGATTTAGCTAAAATTCGCGCACTAGAGGTTTTTCCCGTTCCTCTTGGCCCCGTAAATAGATAAGCAGGGGCAATACGTTGAGTGGTGATCGCATTAGTTAAGGTAGTAGCGATCGCTTCTTGGCCCACTAAGTCAGCAAAGATTTGAGGGCGATATTTGTGATGTAGGGGTTCATAAGACATGGATAATTAACAATTAACAAGGAACAATGGATAATTAGGGTGTGCTTAAAAAGTCTTTTAGTGGGGATAGGGAAAGCCGCATCTGGCAACAGGCAACAGTTTTTTGATGCTTTAACCCATCCATTATATTAAGCTAAGACGCATTTAAACAGGGTATTTGTTTGTTTAGTACAAAAACTTAAACTCCTTCTCCGGCGCTCCCCTGCAATCTCAACTAGCAATTTATATGCTTAACAGCTTAGCTGTTCAGCAAACCCTAATTAGCAAACCCTAATTAGCAATTCATAATTTATAATTCATAATTCATAATTTATAATTCATAATTCATAATTCATAATTCATAATTCATAATTTATAATTTATAATTTATAATTCATAATTTATTTGTGATATGAAAGTTTTATCTTATCAGGGTTTTTTCGGAATATTAGCGATCGCTAGTTATCTTAGTTTAGGTTTAATCAATCCCGCAATGGCACAAGAACGGGTTTTACGGCTGTTAACAGTTACAGGACTTGGTATAGAAAGAATTCCAACTACTTTAACTCAAGTACAGCTTGGAGTGGAAATTCAAGCGAAAACAGCCGCAGAAGTACAACAGGAAGTGGCTAAGCGTACTTCAACTGTTGTTGAGCTTTTGCGTTCTCGTCAAGTAGAACAATTACAGACGACAGGAATTAATCTACAACCTAACTATCAATATAACAATAATGAAAGACGATTAGTGGGTTATATTGGCACGAATACGGTCAGTTTTCGGCTCCAGACAGAAAAAGTTGGTATCTTATTAGATGAGGCGGTGAAAGCAGGGGCAACTCGTATTGATGGGGTCAGTTTTACGGCTACAGAAGCGGCTATTTCAGTTGCGCAAAAAGAAGCTCTACGTCAGGCGACAACCGATGCACAACAACAAGGAGAAGCCGTTTTACGGGCTTTAAATTTTACTTCTAAAGAAATTGTGAGTATTCAAATTAATGGAGCTAATGTACCTCAACCCCGAATAGTTCAAGCCGAACAGTTTTCAAGAACAGCAGCTAAGGATATTACACCCGTTATCGGTGGTGAACAAACGGTACAAGCTTCTGTTACTCTACAAATTAGCTTTTGAATAAAAGTTCCTACAAGGAACTTTTGCCGCTTAACAATAAACCCCTGGACACACTAAGTCTAGGGGGTAAATACAGAGCCTAATCTTATCACGAAATATAAGAGAAATCATAAATTTTACCCTTTGTTTCAGGTTTTCAGTCACCATAGAAACAACACCTGATAGCCTGTTGAAATATAAATGTTAGAACACGATGTTATTATCATTGGTGGTGGATTAGCTGGATGTCGCGCCGCCTTAGAAATTAAACGTCTTAACCCTAGTGTAGATGTGGCTATAGTAGCGAAAACTCATCCCATCCGTTCCCATTCTGTGGCCGCCCAAGGCGGTATTGCCGCTAGTTTAAAGAATGTTGATCCTAATGATAGCTGGGAAGCTCACGCTTTTGATACAGTCAAAGGCTCAGACTATCTCGCTGATCAAGATGCTGTTGCTATTTTAACCCAAGAAGCTCCCGATGTTATTATCGACTTAGAACACATGGGGGTCTTATTTTCTCGTTTAGAAGATGGG
The genomic region above belongs to Aphanothece sacrum FPU1 and contains:
- a CDS encoding universal stress protein codes for the protein MSYKRIFVALDKSPFGQVIFEKAVSLAKQNEAALMLFHSLPIENRTIPPYASVYEGELADFSYLIRQQIETETETVKEWLSNYCTLANEQGVATEYDWKIGEPGRWIRDIAKNWNADLIIVGRRGLTGISEMFLGSVSNYIVHHAHCSILIIQGIEIEEEPGEKV
- a CDS encoding cupin — encoded protein: MPKQDWLVTEAGNCIACESPRQWDLLIPTTQYRFYRFLCELEDILEQAEITGETEAEFLPNLRRLVRKLILNVYWVNTRIPEPSPKTETGVLLLYDELGYPITIQTEIMLPGTSTTIHNHGTWGVVATLKGQQKNTFWQRIPTSEFPHKIDKVEEKVLESGDIIALTTEAIHCVEAVGDEPSITLNIYGDTYPAKRFQFDALTNKARNF
- a CDS encoding type II toxin-antitoxin system RelE family toxin; this translates as MNNYQVFFSKKAQKDINQLTDKQREKLKEIINEVLRVNPYLGKQLKRELKGLYSYRLNIKDRILYEIFEEDKSILIVRTKTHYGE
- a CDS encoding type II toxin-antitoxin system Phd/YefM family antitoxin; this translates as MYHVTLDYAKKHFEEIIERAKSEPDGVLIVQDNQSFLLIDKSELESWTETAELLEDPNIVSDIQEARAEYRKGETLTMEQVFEQ
- a CDS encoding Uma2 family endonuclease; translation: MALTATNLMTFAEFLDWNPENGRYELIDGVTVEMQPTGKHEEVIAFLSGETFLQIRSLKLPYFLSNSTLVKLPNQDSAYCPDILVLDRNFLSSEPLWEKSSTITKGSSVRLVVEVVSTNWRDDYVYKMTDYESLGIPEYWIVDYLGLGGKRYIGFPKQPTITICQLIDGEYQLQLFKGNDRLISPLFPQLNLTPEQIFQS
- a CDS encoding DUF1993 domain-containing protein — protein: MENQKIIALQNIFSSRLDTLSHLLEVAESHFADDVESILQRRIAPDMFPFSTQITFVCNQPRNFALWCLGQSVNNLNPDVASLDEARGHISSTKELLASINVADCKLSELNRLDLGQGLYVELSGLSYVDDFLMPNFYFHITTAYNILRMAGVPVGKRDFMMHLVPSVKHQNNV
- a CDS encoding Uma2 family endonuclease; protein product: MVLTKAYADRVVLYQISWQQFENLLIDLGENRSARIAYDNGTLEIMTPLPEHEYFKQAISIIIEDAAEVLELDYECLGSTTWKKEIQKAGIEPDNCFYFQNESLIRGKLSFDLNYDPPPDLALEIDLTSKSLDRFPIYARLGVPEIWCYDSGELTIYQLEKGNYYEKEQSLVFPNLRIQEIPSLIQSHRMVGRRAFRKAVREWVKNN
- a CDS encoding type II toxin-antitoxin system PemK/MazF family toxin, coding for MMIYKFGDIVLVPFPFTDQSSSKKRPAVIISSNSYNQVKPDLIIMAITSQITLPLSLGEWRIMDSSLAGLLKPSVIKPVISTLEKTLVIRKLGQLQESDVQNLKKIIASILG
- a CDS encoding toxin-antitoxin system, antitoxin component, Xre family protein, yielding MTINNSLETRLIEKVKKLSWEQIQQVEQFIDSLNAEKTEQQLILSSTKLSESVFNKVWDNPEDAVYDDL
- a CDS encoding DNA polymerase III subunit gamma/tau, whose protein sequence is MSYEPLHHKYRPQIFADLVGQEAIATTLTNAITTQRIAPAYLFTGPRGTGKTSSARILAKSLNCLAVNSPTATPCGQCEVCRAIARGSALDVIEIDAASNTGVDNIREIIERSQFAPVQCRYKVYVIDECHMLSVAAFNALLKTLEEPPEQVIFVLATTDPQRVLPTIISRCQRFDYRRIPLDSMVAHLKKIASQENINIVDEALTLVGQMANGGLRDAESLLDQLSLLSGTITIEKVWDLVGAVPERDLLELLQAIASNNSPSVIDCCRQLMNRGREPLIVLQNLASFYLNLLIAKTAPNRSDLVAVTAATWQDLCQEAKQWELDVILNGQKRLKDSEVQVKNTTQPRLWLEVTLLSLLPSVCHSPQIINPSPSQPSTPTPQPTLSPSPQTSPTPSHSPTPSHSPISSSSPTPSPSNSITPSPPPVETATPSLQPTNLEQIWQSVLRHISPFNQAFMRPHCYLISFEEKVAYIGLKNANLLQVAKGKLADIEAGFAAFCGHPVKVNLKVDSSIPSSSSVPLKPTSSNVSSKVNQQIVNPLPAKVVPSEPESPSPKKQPPNPPEPAFIPPSNDFTEISEEDLKKVVESFANVFDGEIINYSDTWETETSENSLKNVTETNNIASPSSPRIVINRPKIPEDEEDLDF
- a CDS encoding SIMPL domain-containing protein, translating into MKVLSYQGFFGILAIASYLSLGLINPAMAQERVLRLLTVTGLGIERIPTTLTQVQLGVEIQAKTAAEVQQEVAKRTSTVVELLRSRQVEQLQTTGINLQPNYQYNNNERRLVGYIGTNTVSFRLQTEKVGILLDEAVKAGATRIDGVSFTATEAAISVAQKEALRQATTDAQQQGEAVLRALNFTSKEIVSIQINGANVPQPRIVQAEQFSRTAAKDITPVIGGEQTVQASVTLQISF